In Arachis hypogaea cultivar Tifrunner chromosome 2, arahy.Tifrunner.gnm2.J5K5, whole genome shotgun sequence, a genomic segment contains:
- the LOC112742064 gene encoding uncharacterized protein → MLKFLSKVKIEYNALDPRIASCMEFMAQCNSRKARESNPACQVEVKRRTDEHLPQITVTFVNGVEQAFDATSTPAQSIRTMILEKGQTLETEQMFREAGESWPVIIPKEELSQPAPGIKPRKAEEKKQ, encoded by the coding sequence ATGTTGAAATTCCTATCGAAAGTGAAGATCGAGTACAACGCGCTGGACCCGCGAATAGCATCGTGTATGGAGTTCATGGCACAGTGCAACTCACGCAAGGCGAGGGAATCAAACCCTGCGTGCCAGGTGGAGGTGAAGCGTCGAACTGATGAACACCTGCCGCAGATCACGGTGACCTTCGTCAACGGCGTCGAGCAAGCCTTCGATGCGACCTCAACCCCTGCACAGAGCATAAGGACCATGATTCTTGAAAAAGGCCAAACCCTAGAGACCGAGCAGATGTTCCGAGAAGCTGGTGAGTCATGGCCTGTCATCATCCCCAAAGAAGAGCTATCTCAACCCGCACCTGGCATCAAG